The genome window GCTCAAGAGGTAAGGTCATTTACTAATCTATGTCAGCTCATGGAGAAGTATCACTGAGAGTTAATTCCATTCAGTTTCCAGCAGGACTCAATCCGTTGGATTGGCCAAAGTCATAAACCTTTCTGCAAGTCCTAGTAGGAATAACTTTGAGTTCAAGACTGAAACAGGACACGGTCAAACCCTAATACCTGTATACTTTATTCTTACACCTATTGGTATGGAGCCAAGAAACAGCCAGATAAATGTAATTGTTCAAATTATTAATTCCATATAGAAGCTAATACTTTTGAAACTGGCTGTGAACTTAATGAGTGGCTTAATTTTATTGAGATCTGCATTAACTATTAAATTGTGTGTTACATTTCTCAAAGTAATCTAGCGTTCTACTGGCGCATCTCTTTAACATCGCCGATCTCAATATGCAGTAAATGCAGGCCAAGTGTTGCCACTTGTAATTTGTTGAAATCATTCACAAGGGAAACTGTAACTGCTTATAACTTGCATGTCAGTGACCTGATTTCTATTTTTCTCAATATAGTTTTAAATCCACGACAGTGACGTTTACATATGGCATCCATCTCAGCTACAAGATGGTGGATTACTGTAGATCAGGCAGCAGGACCTTTTGTTGGACAACTAATTGTCAATTAGGAGTTGCATACTCAGTTCCAGTGTTAACAATGAACAAGAATTGCCCAAAACAGGTGGAACAgcagactttttttaaaaaaaagatttatgcCAAATTGTTCAAAGTCTGCTTGTTTACATGTACAGTTCTTGCTCTTTTCATGCAGATAACAAAAAATAACTCTGAGGAATTAATATAACCCATTTCCTTTCAGACACATAGCCCCAATTACTAgcgtagtaattacaaagggggggtgaagttttatgagggggaacctcttcactcagagggtgatgagagtgtgaaaccagctgccagtgaaagtggtggattggggcaatttcaacatttaagagaaatttggataggtacatggatgaaaggggtatggaaggctatgctCTGGATGCAGGCCAATCGGACTAGGAAGATtaaaagttcagcacagactaggtgggctgaggggcctgtttctgtgctgtcatgttcAATGATTCTACTTACTCCCAAACTTGGAGGCCATTTGCTTCCAAACTTGGAAGCCATTCTCACGCCAGATCAGTTAGCTCCAAGGTAAGCCCTATGACTTCTACTCAAGGGAAAATTTCCACCACTGAATCGATTGCCAGAGACTGCATTCAAGAGCCATGTCTAACCTTTCTTATCATCACCAGAGGCAGATATTTCAGGAGATGCTGCTTTGTTTCATTTAGGATAATGTTTGAGAGTTCTCATCTCAGTCTCATTGGCTATTGTCCAGAGCAATTCGAGATCCAGTCAGATCTGAGCTGTAACAAAGCAATATTGACCCAACTGGGTCTTGGTGAGGACATCCAGTTTCTCAATCACGTTTATCTTTCATGCAAAGAAACTTGTACCTGTGAGCAAGACAGGTAAGACCAACCTTCATTTTCAGGGTACTCATTCCACTGGCTACATCACAAAGCAAATAATTAACACAATTCTTCAAGTCTCCCAGATGCTCAATCACATTCATGGACTGTACAATCCAGGCCATTTAGGTGGATACATTTCCGGAGAATTATCCTCTGGAACTAAAACTAGAAAATCCACCACTATAAAGGGGAAGTTTGAAATATTTCTTCATGACAAATCCTACAATTAACCACTTATGAAGAGACATTGTTCCTTTAATCAGATGGTGTCGGTCTACTGCTAAATACCGCATCAGGATTCTACCTCTTATTTTGCAAACACACTCAGGAGCAATCCAAGATCCCAAAATGAAAATCCATTTCTCCTCCACTGACTCTTACTCAACGACTGCCTTCCACCTAATTGCTTTTTCCTTCCTTTCCCGACAAGGTATGTTAGATGTGGTTTTGTCTGTAGTGTGTTATTCTGTTGTTCCCCCATCTGCAATGACTTGCATAGAACAGTATTTGGAAGGCCTGTGCATGCTCCTATCGGTAGGGCGGTTGTTTCCGCACTGGGTACTCCCTCTGAATCTTAAATGGCCGAGGGGTCCAGAAAGGAATCTGGCCGAACAAACGCAGGCCTGAGCGAAGTGCCTGGGGTGTGAGGGGAATGCTCGGCTGTGAAGCTGCAGGCTGGTGCTCGCACAGGCTGAGTGGAGGCAGGTTCTTGCTCTGAGGAACAGGTGACGGTGCAGGGAACGGGCTCGTGGTCTCCGGGGTTAGGATGATGGCGTGCTTGAAGCCCTGACGCTGATGGAGCACATGGCGCACAGGTCCATTTCTCAGGTTAGGGGGGGCATTTTGGGAGGCAGTTCGCTGCTCCACCCTCTGCTGCACTAACCGCTGCTGACTCCGCTTGTCCTTCTTAATCAGCTCCTGCAGCTTCTCCACTTGAGTTTTCCTCACGTGGCAAAGTTTCCTCGACCTGTGGAACCTCTGCAGGAAGCTCTCCAGTGACATCTTACCAGCCAAGAATGTGTCAGTGATTTcctataaagaaaaaaataatctcGTTATAAACTCTGAACCTGGATAGACCCCAAAGCACGCTTTGGTCAGAAGAAGTCTCTGAAACAAAAGtctgtgaacaaaacaaaagagatggttgttgacttcaggagggcatggagcgaccactccacACTGAACATTGctggctcctcggtagaggttgttaagagcaccaaatttcttggtgttcacctgacagagaatctcacctggtccctcaacaccagctccatagcaaagaaagcccagaagcgtctctactttctgcgaaggctgtgAAAagtccatcctcatcacattctacagaggttgtattgagagcatcctgagcagctgcatcactgcctggtttggaaattgcaccttctcagatcgcaagaccctgcagcggatagtgaggtcagctgagatcattgaggtccctcttcccaccattacggacatttacactatacgctgcatccgcaaagcaaacagcattatgaaggaccccacacccccccatacaaactcttctccctcccgtaatctgggaaaaggcaccgaagcattcgggctctcatgaacagaccatgtaacagtttctccccccaagccatcagactcctcaatacccagagcctgaactgacaccttactgccctattgtcttgtttattatttattgtaatgcctgcactgttttgtgaactttatgcagtcctgggtaggtgtgcaatctagtgtagtttttttttctgtgttgttttttacgtagttcagtctcgtttttgtactatgtcatgtaataccatggtcctgaaaaaatgtctcatttttactatgtactgtaccagcagacgtggttgaaatgacaataaaagtgacttgacttgaaagctCTCACCAAGTCTGATTGAGATCTGGTGGCCAAAGAGGGTTCAGGTTTCTccactgaggattggagggtctaCACTTAgtgatcataggttaaggatgaaaggtgaaatgtttaagaggaacatgaggggaaacttcttcactcagaaggccgtgagagtgtggaacaagctgccagctcaagtggtacatgtgagcttgatttcaatgtttaaagagaagcttggataggtatatacttggcaggggtatggagggctatggtcccgtgcaggtcaatgggagtagctAGTTTaagtagtttggcatggactagatgggccaaagggcctgtttctgtgctgtacttttctctgactcTAGATCCTAATAGTGTACCAGAGTTTTGCAGTGCAACAGGGTATCACAGGATTCAACAGATGTCTCGGCAATCTCCTCTGAATACATGCCAATAAAAGATCAGGATCACCAGTGAGAAGCAAATAAACTCAGTACAGGGGCTGTCATCAGGTCAAAATGTAATAGCCAAGTCAAGTGCACTGTTAGTGCTGCTTATGAAGCTGCTATGCTTTCTGGCATTGAAATACATTTCCACATGCTGCCACAGCGGTACGGTCAGGGCGCAGCCGTGCTGTGCATGACAATAAATGAACCAAGTGCTATTAATTGGTTCACTCTCTGGTGAATATACCTCTTGCTTCACTGGATCTGCACACCACTGGCGAATGCATATTTCAGTGGCCCCCCTGCACTGTGTGACAAGACCACATCATTAGGTCCAGGGACAAATAGAGTTGGAAACGGAGAAGTatggcagatttccttccctgaagggCACAGGTAAACCAAGTAAGCTTTTGGTTACTGTTACTGAAGCAAGCTATATTTTTTATTTCAAGTTTAGTTTATTAACCGATGCTAACTTTTTTATTCCAAGTTTAATTTATTAAGTTCGAATTGTGCTGATGCCAAGGTGAGAATTAAGCAGATCATCTACTGAGGCTTCTGCATCGCTCGTCTGGGAACACAATGAGGTTACCATTTCTCTCAGTATCTCTCTGTCTTCATGCCTTTCAGATTTATTAGTGGATATAGTAACACTTAAGGCTTTTTTAAAATATGTTTATCTAGTTCCTTTTCAAAAGTCACAAAAAAATCTGCACTATATTTAAAAAGTGCTTCCTTGTACCTTGGAACTTATAAACGTTAACTTTTGGTCTTTGACTCCTCCGCTGGTAGAATAATTTTTCTCCATTTATCACATATAAGTTTTTGTACAGCAAATTTCCTCTCAGCTTCTGTGCTCCAGGGGAAACTATACATCATCCCTGAAATCCCTCATTTTAGCAAATCTTTTCTTAAGCCTCTCTAAGGCCTGAAATGAAAAGAGTGGTCAATGTTTAAAGAGGTTCAACCAAATCTTGTTTCATTGTCTCTGCTTCAATTTGGGAATCCCAGGATTCCACAAGCTTTCTAAAACGACCCTGCAACGTACAGCGACTTAGACATGTATACACCCAGTTCCTGTGCTGTCTTATTACAATTGGACCACCCAGTCTACATTGCAACACCCCGTTCTTCCTGCTGAAATGTTTCCGCAATCATATCTGCATAATATGTCACAGTCTGCGAGGAAGTTCTCCCACTTGGCACACAACCCCCTCggtcagggcttcccaacctgggatccacggaccccttgcttaaaaGTATTGGTCCTTGGCagaaaaaaggttggggacccctgcatTAGAGTTTCACTGAGGAGCACAGTGCCGTCCAAGTCCAGTTACTACCAGATGGTCAGGCCAGTTTCAGTCATGTGCTAGTACGATCCAACTGAATGGCTTGCTAAGCCATTACAGGTACCGATTAGGAGTCAACTGGATTGAGTAGGCAATCGGGGAGAGAACGAGGGAATTCCCTAAAGAAACTCCTTTAACAATGGTACCTGCCCAAGCCTGCATTTGAGCCCTGCAGTAAGTATTCCGAGCTGCCTGGTAGATGTCCAGTTTACTGGaacactctgcagcttctgcTTCCTCTCAGGCAGCAACTCATGATGCGTTCAAGCaagctgggggaggggaaagcATTTCCTGTGTCAAACACGGTGCAAGGCATAAACTGAGTGTCATGGCCCTGTTCAGAAACGCTCTGCAATCAAGTCAGACTACGTGCGGCTTCTGCTGCAGAGCAGCAACCAGAGACAGAGTGAGTTTGTGTGGACCACAGCTTCCTGAGCTCGTGAAGCACGGTCTCTATCCTCCTCAAGGCTTTCTGTAATGACATATTGCCAGctcacacaaaaaaaactttTCCAGAATATGCTGCAAAAAAATTGAAAACATATATAGTGGCGATTTACTCATTCAATTCATTGGACTTTAATTTTCTTCTTTAGAGCTGAGCTTCAACCACTAGATCTTCAACAGGTGGGGACATGGACAGTATTTTCTAGCCTTCCTCATGTATCAGGGAACTGCTTCTTAAGTACATGAAATAGCTGCCATTTGCAGTGGAGTGACCTCTTGCTTCTAGCTCGACTTCTCAGAACATAAACATCggtaaatcgggggggggggggggggtagcaatTAACGTAAAAGCCAGATGTGGCTTGTCGGCATTCTAACACTGCACTGCACTTGGAGGCCAAGTGGAaggtggcctcctcttgtgccaaatgaggccatcctcagagcggaggagcaacatcttttaTTCCATCggggtagcctccgacctgatggcgtatgtatcgatttctccttccagtaaacaaactcccaccacccactcatacttcttctcatctgcctattacttccccctgggttccctcctcctccactttctcctatggttcactcctctccagccctcgacctttcccatccaccctggcttcacccatcaccttccagctggcctcctcccccaccctcttattctggcgtctttgcccttcctcctcagtcccgaagaagggccttggcctgaaacgtcaactgtttattcatttccatggacgctgcctgacttgctgagttcctccagcattttgtatttgtgttgccttggatttccagcatctacagacttcctTCTGCTTGCTTTGCATGGCAACTTTGCATATCACGGCTGCATAGACTTTAACCGAGTAATGTTTTCAAATGGGCATTAAAATATGAAAATGCCCATGGTTTATTTGTTACACTACAACTACTTTCTTGTTGAGAGGTTAAGCTTGGAGGCTGATTGCCAATGACATTTCTACATTGTTGAGAAGCAGGCATATGACATGACTATCATGTCCAGTAAAGATCTGTATGGGCACAGAGGACAGAACTCCACCAACACTAAGGATCCTCACTatgcagaacatgccctcttcttgttgttgccatcagggatgagataaaggagcttgaagacccataGTCCAACAATTAAGAAGAAtctttctcccctctgccatcagatatctgaactgtccatgaacacaacctcattatttttatttctgtactatctgtttaattttgcaatttataataattttatatctttgcacttcctctactgctgcaaaacaacttccacatcagtgataataaatctgattcttattCATTACAAGATGTTCAAAAATTCCTCTTGCTGTTTGAAAAATTTCAAATTATGGGCCTCATGAATTTTAAACAAGCTTCAAATTTGCTTATTGAACTTTCACACCATGCAAGTAATTATTCAGCTAGCTGGATCTTTGAGGATTTCTGCTTTCCTAAGTGAGAGAGGCCAAGGCAAATTCAACCACGTGACAGTGGCTACGGTCTAGCACAGGGCTAATGGAAACTCTGGACCGCACAATAAGACACCAGggccccgatgaagggtctccatcTGAAACACTGTTTATCTCCCTCTGTAGATGacacctgacccactgagttcctgcagtattttgtgtgttgctccagatctccggcatctgcagtctctaaCGTTGTGAGACTGACTGGCAGCAATATTAAATTCTAATTAGTATGCTGACAGTGGAAAATAACTGTGCTTTCCTGTGGGGTAAGAGGCATTATGCCATCGAAAGATGTCAAGTCTACAGCCTTCACACTGGATTTGAAGGAGATATAGACAAGTGTTAGAGAGTGGATGGCTTTATGAAGAGAGCCACAAGGTATGTGACTTGATAGCATAGTCGACAGAGGGGTAAAGAGAGGGAGATGCACACAATATCCAAAGACTGGACAACTTGAGAAGGGGATTAGACTGTAGGGTTGGAGTATGTGACAGAGACAGGGGAATTAGAGAAGGGTACAGTTGACAGCCTCGTGAAATTATGTAAAACCAGTTGGATGGTGGACAACCACTCTGATGATACTTAGGTAGTGGAAGGAATGGAATGATAGAGCTGCCTGGTATCTATTACATATGGAGGGACACCTGTAGATGATTTCAGTTCAGAGAAGTATATACATAAAGAAGAGAATATGCATAATAACTTCTTCCAACAGACTGCAGCCAAACCCTCTGGAATCCAGCACCCGAAGGAATTGTGGAGGCTAGATCACTGGATCCAAGAGGAGGTAAATAAATCTTTGAGGAGCTGAAGCTTGATGAATTGAGGACTATTGATAACTGACACAGAGAGAAGTTGAGGCCTGggacagatcagccacgatcatattGAATGATGGGAGCAGGCCTGAGGGGCCAGCTGGCCTATTCATGTGCTTGCCCAATGTTTTAATTCAATTTTCAGTTTAGAAACCAAAGAATAACAACAATATTAAGTAATAAAATTGTCTCATGTCTGGAATACTGTATTAATATAACACAAATGATAAGCAATCTAAACAGACAGGTGAACTTACCATTACACAATTATAAAACTTGGGTACTTTCTCTCCCCATATAGATTGTTAGTTTTATTCAGTTTGGTTTAAtttgtttctgattttttttattgactgACTTTTAAAATTCCCTTTCAATTTGTTATGTTTACTTTAATTCTGCTTTGCTCTGCCCTTGCAATGTAAAGAAATATCGCCAACTATGCTAAGGGCATTCACCAGACATTTCTTCCTACAAACTGCCGGAGGATCTCAAGCGTCTTGccgcatctgtggtgggaaatggacagtcgaggTTTTGGGTCAAGGCCTTGTACTCTTCaaacctgatgaaggatttcaaaTCCAAAAAGCACTATTTGAGGAGAGACTTCCTCCAATAAACCAGACAATATCTCACCCTAAACAAAAAAACCCCAATGAAAAAAATTCAaatcatggtgctacatgaaacaacacaaaactacactagacaatgtgagacagcacaaaactacattagacttcacaCCTACATGGgattacataaagtgcacaaaacagtgcaagacagtacaataattaataaacaagagaataggcacagtaaagggcaaattacaatctaagaataaatgatgtaaatattAACAATGTTTTAGAAGGAATtgggaaagaaatgagcaaaaattgcaaagggtatggaggggagagggagagaggggggagagaggggggagagggggagatagagagagaggggggagagagagggagggagagaggggggaagagagagggggagagaggggagagagagagggggagagaggggagagagagggggagagaggggagagagagaggggagagagagagggggagagaagggagagagagagggggagagaggggagagagagagggggagggaggggagagagagagggggagggaggggagagagagagagggggagggaggggggagagagagagagggggagggaggggagagagggggggagggaggggagagaggggggggagggagagagagaggggggggagggagagagagggggggagggagagaggggggggagagagagagagagagagagagagagagagagagagagagagagagagagagagagagagagagagagagagaatgagaatgagaatgaatgaatgaatgagaattgaggagtctaatgacttgggggaagaaactgtttcactGTCTGGTCATGACAGCCCGAAtacttcggtaccttttgccagatggcaggagggagaagagtttgtatgaggggcgtGTGGGGTGATTAACCACCTGTCACAGATCGTATCATCCACTTATACACTAGGAGCAATTCAGAGTGGCCTCTTAACTTACTAGCCCACAGGTCCTTGAGATGTGAGAAGACATCAAGGTTCCTGGAGCACACCCAGGTGCTCTGAAGGAGATAGTGTGAACGCTAGGCAGCATCAAGGGTGaggattgaatctgggtcactaAAGTGGTGAGGCAGCAGTTTTACTAGCTATGCCACTGTGCAACCTCTACAGATCTGTCTCTAAACGAAGGGTTTGATCTTAACCACCTGACTAGCAGACTGAAGCCTCTGTTAATTGCATCCTACCCCAG of Hypanus sabinus isolate sHypSab1 chromosome 6, sHypSab1.hap1, whole genome shotgun sequence contains these proteins:
- the vps37d gene encoding vacuolar protein sorting-associated protein 37D, whose protein sequence is MSRDRFGIFSTRQLKEVLENEEKLAGMVQLSPQLQALQQERETILANNRSMAEKNLGMQPVLDTGKLHLATKYQELLEVTTVCAEKQRKVAVYLERHSPKSALEHLQRDMVKKEEESEEITDTFLAGKMSLESFLQRFHRSRKLCHVRKTQVEKLQELIKKDKRSQQRLVQQRVEQRTASQNAPPNLRNGPVRHVLHQRQGFKHAIILTPETTSPFPAPSPVPQSKNLPPLSLCEHQPAASQPSIPLTPQALRSGLRLFGQIPFWTPRPFKIQREYPVRKQPPYR